The genomic region GACAAGAAACTGGTGAACCGCGACGGTCAGTTTGGTGGCAACGACGAGGACGACCTCTACCCAGTGGAGGAAGGTAGCACCGAGGTAGAAGAATCGGAGGAGGACTTTATGGCGCGCACCAGCAAGCCCACGCCCAAAAAGCCTACCCGCAAAGGCAAGCCTGCTCCAGACGATGAAGAAGACGAGGAGTTTGACACCAGCCGCGAGGACGACGAATAGGAGCGAAGGAACGGGTTGATTTCAGCAGCCAATGTGCTATACTTGTGCCCGTTCCTCTCCCCTACCGCCATGCACTCTCACGACGTCGACTACCGCATTTTTGGCCACGATATTCAGGTTCTGGAAATAGAGCTGGACCCGAACGAAACCGTTATTGCCGAAGCGGGCGCTATGGTGTACATGGAGGAAAGCATTGCTTTCGAAACCAAGATGGGCGACGGCTCGGAACCCGATCAGAGCGTACTGGGCAAGTTGTTTTCGGCCGGCACGCGCCTGCTTACGGGCGAGTCGCTGTTCATGACGCACTTCACCCACCGGGGCAGCTATGGCAAAAGCAAGGTGGCCTTTTCGGCACCCTACCCTGGCACTATCATCCCTGTTGATCTTAGCACACTGCCTCAGGGCCTGATTGTGCAGAAAGACGGATTTCTGGCGGCGGCACGCGGCACCAAAATCAGCATTCATTTCAACCAGAAGCTAGGCACGGGCTTTTTTGGCGGTGAAGGCTTCATTCTGCAAAAGCTTACCGGCGACGGCAAAGCCTTTGTGCACGCCGGCGGCACCATTATCGAGAAGCGCCTCACCAACGAGCTACTGCGTGTAGATACCGGCTGTGTGGTGGCCTTCGAGCCAGGTATTGATTTTAGTATCACGCGGGCCGGCGGGCTTCGATCCATGATGTTTGGCGGCGAAGGATTGCTGCTGGCTACCCTACGCGGTACCGGCCGCGTGTGGCTGCAATCGATGCCCGTGAAAAAACTGATACAAGCGCTGGCCCCTACTGGCAGCAATGCCAGCAAAGAAAGTGGGGGCTTGTTTGGCAGCTTACTGGATGAGTAAGCTCGCTGATAACTTAGCCGAGCAGGTTTACCACAATAACCAAGAGACTAACTACAAAAGCGGCTCCCAAAGCACCTAAAACGCCTAGCACAGCTTTATTGCCTAGCCGCGGCAGGAAAGAAAATGTCCGGCGACGTTTGCGGCGGGTATATACCCCCCGGTGGCGCGTGTGAGAGCGGGACGACGAAGACGCAGAATCAGCGGAACTGAAAGTAGTGGGCATGGGCGGGGTAGGGTTAGAGCGTAGTAGTCCTAATGTACCTTTTATGCTAAAAGGTTCGTCCGTGAAGTCGACTAACATACGCTTTCTACCGACGAGTTGGATTGCGCACACGTTATTCACTTATAGCGCATTATGCAAAATAGAGGCCACACCTTACTCCCTTACTGTTGAGTCGCTACTTACTCGCACGCCTACTTCGTATGTTTCTATTTTCGTTACCCTACCCTGCGGATCAAGGTAGTGCCACGGCCCAAACCAATAGAAATGCGGTCCATCGGGCTCGTTGACGTAGCGAGCCTGCCCATGGCGGTAAAGCTTGCCGGCTAGGTCGTAGTGACGGATGGAAACCAGGCCCGCAGGAGTGCGGTGGTACCGCTCCCATTTCTCCCGCTGCCCATTGAAGGTATAATAGTGCCAGCGTCCCCGTGCGTAGTTGTGTCGAAAGCGTCCTTTAGCCGCCACGTGCCGCTCGGCATCGTCATAGTACATGCGCCAGGGCCCTTGCCGCTCCAGCTTCGCGTTGTAGCGGTTTCGCGACCAAAAACCAACGGGTTTGTGTACGGCAGTGCAAGCTGCTGAGCTTAGACCCAACAGTAGAATTAATTCGAAAGAAGGAATATAACGCATCGTATATAAGTGAACAGAGCTCTTGATAATGACTCCGTTAACTTACAACTAAATTTTTAGTTATACTAGTTCTTCTGGTAGCTGTCGTAGGACTTCTTCCAGCAGCTCGCGGGAGTTGCTGAGGCGCGGTACTTTGTGCTGCCCACCCAGCTTGCCTTTACCGGCTAGCCACTGCTCAAATGTGCCAGGCGGTGCTACTGTCAGCACGGGGCGTACCAGAGCAAGGTCGCGGTGGCGCTTGGCATCGTAGTCAGAGTTGAGTTGGCGCAGTGTGTCATCTAGCACAGCTATAAACCTATCTGTATCAACGGGCTGCACATTGAACTCGACCAACCACTGATGACCACCCCGCGAAGCATCAGCAGCGTTGAAATAGATGGGCGCAGCTGTGAAATCGCGCACGGTGGCGCCAGTTGCCTGGCAGGCCGCGGCAATAGCAGCGTCGGCGTTTTCGATAACTACCTCTTCGCCAAAGGCATTGAGAAAATGCTTGGTACGGCCCGCAATGCGAATACGGTAGGGCGCCAAGCTGGTAAAACGTACTGTGTCGCCGATGTTGTAGCGCCACAGACCCGCATTGGTGCTCATGATGAGGGCGTAGCGCGGCCCGATTTCTACCTCTTCCAGCGTGCAGGCCCGCGGGTGCTCCTGCCCTAGCTGATCGAGGGGTAGAAACTCATAGTAAATACCATGGTTTAGTAGCAGCAGCAGGTCTTCTGAGTTAGGCTCATCCTGCAACGCCAGGTAGCCTTCAGAAGCGTTGTAAATTTCGAGGTAGTGCATCTGTTTCCGCGGAATTAGCTGCCGAAACAACTCGCGGTAGGGTCCAAAGGCTACTGCGCCGTGTAGAAACAAGCTCAGGTTGGGCCATACCTCTGTGATGTTGGCTGCGCCAGCCAGTTCTACTACCCGACGCAGCAGCACAATCATCCAGGTAGGCACACCGGCCAACACAGTCACGTCCTGCGTAAGCACGTGGCGGGCAATACGCTCTATTTTCTCCTCCCACTCATCCAATAGAGCTAGTTCTAACGGCGGCGTGCGGATGTACTCGGCCCAGGCCGGCAGGTTCTGCATAATCACCGCCGATACGTCGCCGACGCGGGAATCAGGATCAGCTGGGCGAAACGGATTAGGCGCGTGTGTGCCGCCCAACGACAGTGTTTTGCCACCCAACACTTTGCACTCGGGGTAGTGATAGGTAGCCAGCGCGGTCATGTCGCGGCCGGCCCGGTAATGCCCTTCCTGCAACGACTCCTGGGTAACAGGAATGTACTTGCTACGCGCATTGGTGGTGCCGCTGCTTTTGGCAAACCACTGCACTCGGCCGGGCCATAGCACATTGGCCTCGCCTTGCAGTACGCGCTCCAGCGCCGGGTAGAGCTCCTCGTAGGTGCTGATGGGAACCCGCTGCGCAAATTCGGCAGCCTTTAGTCCGTCACCGAAACCGTATTTCCTACCCCATTCTGTATCCTGAGCTGTGCGCAAGAGCATGCGCAAGACCTGCGCCTGCGCCTCGTGCGGATAGTCCCGAAACTGCGCGATATCACTTAATCGCCGCTGTACTGCCCAAGAGAGAATGGAGTTTAACACGGCAAGCAAATTAATACACGTGCTTCAATCTGGCACTGGCTTTCGCTACCACAATCGCCCGCTATATTTTACGCTTCAGCTCGAAATGCTTGCCTAGATACACGCGGCGCACCATTTCATCGGCGGCAAGCTCCTCGGCAGTACCGGCTTTCAGGAGCTTGCCTTCGAAGAGCAGGTAGGCACGGTCGACGATGCTGAGCGTCTCGTTCACGTTGTGGTCGGTGATAAGAATACCGATATTCTTGTGTTTGAGCTTGGCCACAATGCCCTGAATTTCCTCCACCGCAATGGGGTCGACGCCAGCGAAGGGCTCGTCTAGCAGCACAAACTTAGGATCTACGGCCAGGGCGCGGGCAATTTCGGTGCGGCGCCGCTCGCCGCCGCTGAGCACACGGCCCAAGTTTTTGCGCACGTGCGTGAGGCTGAACTCATTCAGCAGCTCTTCTACCTTATCGCGCTGGGCTTGCTTGGGCTGGCCGGTCATTTCCAGCACCGACAGGATGTTTTCCTCTACCGTCAAATCCCGAAATACGGAGGCCTCCTGCGCCAGGTAGCCAATGCCACGGCGTGCGCGCTGGTAGATGGGCAGTTTCGTGATTTCCTCATCGTCTAGAAATACCTTGCCGGCGTTAGGCTTCACCATGCCTACCGTCATGTAGAACGACGTGGTTTTGCCGGCACCGTTTGGTCCTAGCAATCCCACAATCTCGCCCTGCTCCACGTGCAGCGACATGTCGTTGACGACCGTGCGGGCTTTGTATTTCTTGAATAAGTGCTCAGCGCGAAGAATCATACGGCAAAAATGGTGATTTACTGGCTCAATGGCTTCAGCACCTGCCCACGCAAGGCTACCTGGGCGGGCGTGGCGGCGGGGTCCACCCGCAGTACGTTGTGCAGCTTTACGTCGAAGGTGCGGGGCGCGGCCGTACGTTCTTTGGGCTTGGCGGTAGCCGATGCCTGAAAACGCACCGTAACGGGCTCGGCAGAGGTAGGCTCTACCAGCGGCCGCAGTAGCTGCTCGGCATTGGCCATTGTCACGGGTTGGTCGTTCACTGCTACTATGATGCTGCCTTCTTCCAGGCCAAAAGCATTTTCGGCGGCTTTGGTTTGGGTGGCTTTGAACTGTTCCCGGGCGCTGTCGTAGCTGAAGCCGATATTACCGAAAGCCAGCGTTTTGCCTTCCTCGTTGGGCGCGTAGTGCCAGCCTATCTTCTGGAAATACTCGGCGTAGGGTAGCGGCTCGTTGCCAATAACGTAGCGGTCGAAGAAATCCTGCATTTGCGGATTGGTGAGGGCCACAAACTCCGGAATCAGGTCTTTATCCTCGAAGGAGCGGGTAGGGCCGTACTTCTGCCGCAGGGTCAGCAGCACGTCGCGCAAGCTCTGGCGGCCTTGGCTCAACTCCTGCAACCGGATGTCCAGCAAAAAGCCCATGAGCGCGCCCTTTTCGTACACGTTCTGGTACATATCCTTGTAGGGCGCGTCTAGAATCTGCCGGCTCATGGTGGTAAACGACACATTGGGGTACTTCTCCGCGTTGTCGATTTTCTGCTTGATGTGCTGGCGGAACTCGTCGGGCGTGTTCAAGCCGCCGCGCACCTGCACCAGCTGGGCAATGTACTCCGTTACGCCCTCGTAGAGCCACAAATGCTGCGACATCTGCGGGTCGCGGAAGTCGAACTCACCGATTTCGCGGCTGTGAATGTTCAGTGGCGCCAGCATGTGCAGAAACTCGTGCGAAGCTACTTCTTGCACCATGCTCTTCACGCGGTCCGGATCCGGTATTTCGGGTAGGAAGTAGACCGAGGAATACGAGTGCTCCATGGCCCCATACCCGCCGTTTTTGCTGTTCAGCGGCGAGTTCATCCCCGGAAAATACAGCAGAAACTCGTAGTGCTCTACCGGCATCTGACCGCCAAAGTACTGCGCCAGCGCCTCGGCCATGGGCCGCATGATCTCGCGTATCTGCGCGGCCTTCACTACTCCGCTTTCTGATACTACCGACACGCCAATGCGCGCCCCTCCCGCCGCGAAGCTCGCCGTATCGGGGTGGCTGTAGAGGATGGGGCCGTCTGAAAGCGTGACGTAGCTAGGAGCCGTGTATACGTCCTCGGTAGCCGAGGGGCTTTGTTTGGGTAGGGCGGTGGCACCGTAGAGGTCGGCAGGTTTGCGAACGGTGAGCTGGTAGGGCATCATCTTTTGCCCATCGAGGTAGCCGTAGAGGCCGTAGTGATTAAGCACGAAGCTGCTACCTGCTTCAAAGTTGGTGCCGCCGGGCTGGAAGATGAAGTTGTCGTCCTGCCGAGCATCCCAGGTGTCGTCTACGAAGTATTCGAGGCGAGCCAGCGTGCGGGCCTTGTCGATAACGAACAGGTTGGGCGAAGGGTGTTTCACCTTCAGCTTGCGTCCCTTGGCATCCAATGCCGTGAAACCAGACACAAAGCGGCCGTAGTCCTTGCGCGCGTACGAGCCGGGTATCACCGAAGGCATGATGTAGGTGGCCTGGTCCTGGGTAGGGGTAGGCGGCTGTACCACCACCTTCACGCGGTCGTTGGCAACCTGTTGCAGGTCAAGCGTAATCTGGTATCCAGCAGGTTGTTGGGCGAAGGCAACACCTGTGGTCAGCCCCATAGCAAGGGCCAGGAAAGCAAATTTCATAAGAAAGGAGAAAGATAGAACACGCGCACAGGCAACGAATGAGCCAAGGTACACATTGCCCTACCCAAAACCCGGTCGGGGTGCCCTCCGTTTCTACCCTACTCTCCTACCCTTGTTGCATGTCGCGCCGTAGTCGTACCCTTAGCCTTTCTCTGATGGCCCTGCTTTACGTGGGGGCCGGTGTGATGCACTTCGTAAAGCCGAAGGTCTACACGAAGATTGTTCCGCCTTACCTGCCCGCGCCCCTCACGCTGGTATACGTGAGCGGTGTGGCTGAGCTGGCGGGCGGCCTGGGCCTGCTACTGCCCGCTACGCGCCGGCCAGCCGCCTGGGGGCTCATTCTACTGCTGGTGGCTGTGTTCCCAGCCAATGTATATATGGCCCGCCACAACGATGAGCTGTTTCGGCTGCCTACCTGGTTGGTATGGACCCGCCTCCCCCTGCAGCTAGTACTCATTGGCTGGGCATGGCAGTTTGCCCGGCCCCCTCAACGGCTTGCAACGTTGTAAGCCGAAGGCCGTTACAGACTCATCACTCATTTTTCTCGCAATATGGCAGCTACTACTTCTACCCCTACCTATTCCGCTACCTGGATGCCCCGTTTGCTGAGCGTTTTGCGTATTGTGGCGGGCTTCATGTTTATGCTACACGGCACGCAGAAGCTGTTTAATTTTCCGGCTGGGGAGCATGGCGCCGCCGAGCTTTTTTCGCTCATGGGCTTAGCTGGTGTGCTGGAGGCGCTGGGAGGCTTGCTGCTTATATTAGGTCTGTTCACGCGGCCCGTGGCATTCGTCATGTCGGGCCTCATGGCTGTGGCCTACTTTATGGCGCACGCACCGCAAGCGCCCCTACCCATCCAGAATCAGGGCGAGCTAGCGGTGTTGTACTGCTTTGTATTCCTGTTTCTGGCCGTTGCTGGCGCCGGCGAGTGGAGTTTAGATGCCTGGCGGCAGCGGGTAACCCGATAATCTGAATACAGAATATAGGATAACTGAAAAGGCGCTCTTACTTTCGAGCGCCTTTTTATATGCTGTATTCTGTGCTTTCTACCCGTTATTACCTCAGTGCTGCGGTTGGTCTCTTCCTTTTTGCTGGTTCCGCTCAGGCACAGCTCATTACAGATTCGGTCCAAGCCACCGCAGCCCGCGATACACTGTTTCATCACGCTGATATGCTGCGCGCAGTAGCACAGCAAAACACCCCTAAGTTCACCACCAATCGGAAAGGATTAGCTCAACGGCGGCATGTGGTGAAAGGTCGTTCGGCGGAACTTACCAGTAATACGACGAATACGGTGCCGCTCTCAAACTCTGCAAAATCCAGTAAGTGGAGTCACAGAACTATCTATTGGTATAGCGGTAACACAGAGGAGCGCTTTAAGCTAAAGCAAGCAGGCCGCACCGTATTGCGTGAGCAGCGGATAAACGGCGTGGTTACGTGGCTTCAACTACAGCCATTGCTATATCGAAAGTCTCACGCAGGTTCTTATCTGAAAGAAGGCTACGTAGTGCTAGACGGCAAACCCTACCGTCTTGCAGAAGCTACGCAGTAGGAGCTTATTCCCACCGAATATCCTTTAAGCGCAGCTGAAGTGTGCGCACGCCGCGGTATTCATTCATCTCTACGTTGTAGCACACGCTGAATGGCTCGCCCTGCTGCATCCGGTCGTAGTACTCCCCTAGTCCGAAGCCGATGGCGTCTACCACATGGTAGCCGTCTTGAGTAAGGGCTACCTTCAAGTGCGAGTTGCCAACGATGCGGGCAGAGTCCGGGGCGGCATATACACCCCGCGACTCGAACACCGGGTTTGGGTTGCCCGGGCCAAACGGCTCCATCTGGCTCAGCAAGCGGTAGAAGCCATTGGTGATGTCGGTAAGTTGTAGCTCGCTGTCAATTTCGACGGGCGGAATCAGCTGCTCCGGCAGTATGCGGCTAGCAACGATCTGCTCAAACTTCTTCTGAAACGCGGGCACGTTTTCTACGGCCAGTGTGAGCCCAGCTGCGTACATGTGTCCGCCAAACTGCTCCAGCAAGTCGGCGCATTCTTCTATAGCCTGGTGCACATCGAAACCCGCCACCGAACGCGCCGAGCCAGTAGCCTTGCCGTTACTCTGGGTGAGGATGATGGTAGGACGGTAGTATTTATCGAGGCAGCGTGAGGCCACAATACCCACAACGCCCTTGTGCCAATCTTCCTTATAGAGCACCGTGGAGCGGGCATTTAACAGCCGGCTGTCATTCTCAATCATTTCCAGCGCCTCTTTGGTGATACTGGTGTCGAAGCCGCGACGCTCTTGGTTGGTTTTATCAACCACACCAGCACGGGCAATGGCGTCTTCCTTGGTTTCGGCCAGCAGCATGGCTACTGAACGCTTGGCATCGCCCATGCGCCCGGCTGCATTGATGCGAGGTGCAAAGCCAAATACCAAGCTACTGATATTCAACCCAAAGCGTAGCCCAGCTAACTCTCGCAGGGCGTCGAGGCCAGGGCGTTGCGGACGCTCGGGGTCATTGAGCAGGCGCAAACCGTGGTAAGCCAGAATCCGGTTTTCGCCGTAAATGGGTACAATATCAGCCGCAATACTCACAGCTACTAAGTCCAGCAGCTCGTACAGTGGCGCTTCGCTCAGACCTTGTGCCTGCGTAAAAGCCTGCATTAGCTTGAATCCTACCCCACAGCCCGACAGTTCCTTGAAGGGGTAGGGACAATCGGCACGCTTAGGGTCCAATACGGCTACGGCCTGCGGGAGCGATTCGCCGGGCAGGTGATGGTCGCAAATAATAAAATCGACCCCTTTGGCGGTGGCATCGCCTACCTTTTCCACAGCCTTCACCCCGCAGTCGAGAGCAATGATGAGCGCATAGCCGTGCTCGGCGGCATAGTCAATACCCGCATCGGACACGCCGTAGCCTTCCTTATAGCGGTCAGGGATGTAATAGTCGATGCGCTCGGGGCCGAAGAACTGCCGTAGGTAGGAATATACTACCGCCACAGAGGTAGTACCATCTACGTCGTAGTCGCCAAATACCAGCACCTTTTCCCCTGCGTGCAACGCGTGGGTCAGGCGTTGCACGGCCCGGTCCATATCGCGCATAAGCAGTGGATTAGGCAGGTCGGCCAATGAGGGACGGAAGTAGGCTTTTGCCTCCTCAAACGTGCACACGCCGCGCTGGCATAGCAGGCTGATAATGGCTTCGTTGACGCGCAAGGCATCTGCCAACTGCCGGACATTAGCGGGGTCCGGCGAAGACTTACGAATCCATCTTTTTTCCATACTAGGCGGGGTTGACAGCAAAGGGCGCTATCTTCAAAAGTAAGAAGAAAACCGCTTCTATCCCGCTCTCGCTTCGCTATTGCAACTCATCCCCATCATTTTTCTTTCAGGTCTTATGCAGTAGTTTACGTGGTAAGTGCCTGTCATACTTTTACCAAGCTCGTCCTTATTGCATAAGTTAGAATTAGAGGTTTAGTCTTATAGGTTTTAAGTTTCTCGGCAACGCAGCGCATAGATTTTAGTATACTCTCACTTATAGTAAAGCAACTTTATTTTGCTTCTGCAGCAATTTCAGCGTACAGATTATAATACATCTCACCAATTCTGGCTATATCATATCGCTTAATATTGTCAAACCCTTTTTTTATTAACTCATCTCTTAAACCGTCATCATCAATTAGTTTTAAAATTCCGTCACGAATATCTGCTACTGAATACGGATCAACTAACAACGCCGCGTTGCCCGCTACTTCTGGCATAGAGGATGTATTGCTGGTAATAACCGCCCTACCCACCGCCTGCGCTTCTAAAATAGGCATACCAAATCCCTCAGCAGTAGATACAAAACACATTATATCACACTGCTGATATTGTTCCCGCACTTCTATATCCGTTAGATTTTGCTTCCATTCATAACTTATTTGTTTAGATAGCAATAGTTCTTCTATATTTTTATTGTATCTCCCGACAATCACAAGCGTGCAGTTAATATCCTCGACGGCTTCAATCAGCCGCTCTAGATTTTTATTGGCGCTAGTACCTATCTGCAGTAAAACTGGTTTTTCTTTATTAAATGGTTTTTCAAATATCTCGTAAGCAGGATCATAGAAATTAGGCACTACTCGTATTTTATTTTTAAAAAACGGCACATACTCAAGCACTTCCCTTTTAGTCTGTTCGGAAACGACTGTTACTATTTTGGCTTTCGCTATCGGAATTAAAAGAGAAAAAATATACGGTTCTACTAATTTTAAATAATTCCTCCTCTTCATAAAATTGACATCATGAATGGTTAGCACTGTGGAAGCACTAGCCAAGCCCAACGCCACGTAATGAATATCGCCCGTGATATGATTAATAGACCCGTTGTTTTTTCTTGACCACAGGACATTTTTATATTTATATTCTAATCTATCACAAAAAAAAGGCATTTCTTTTCTTTCTACCTCTACTTCCTTTTGCAAATAGCTGCTCACTGCATCGAAAATTCTTTCGATGCTAAAATGAAAATGAGGTATCGGCTTGCGATAGAAATAAGAAACCTTCATGTCAGGAATTTATCGTTTTTTTTGTAAGCTACTGCTTTCTTTTGTCTTACACAGTAGAGCTCTTACACTTTAAACACCATCCCCGCGTAACGACCGGAACCGCTTACGAGCCTCTGCTACATAAATACTACCCGGATACTTCACCAGCAGTTGATTATAGAGCTCTTTAGCCTTGTCTTGCTCCTTGAGATTTTCCTCATAGATGCTGGCCATCAGAAAGAGTGCATCGTCGCTGAGCACATCATATTTTGGGTTGGCTGTAATTTTGGCAAGCGTCGCTACGGCAGCCGGATAGTCGCCCATGCGGCGCTGGAGTTGGCCTTGCAGGTACCACACCTCATCTGTGAGAGCGTGACCAGGATATTTGGTCACCAGCGTTGTGAGGCTGCGGCTGGCTTCAGCTAATTTATTCTGAAATACCAGGAGCTCAATGGCTGCATAATCACGCAGGGCTACTCCAGCCGTATCCATGGCCGTATTATCAGAGATGAGCAGACTGAGTTGCATAGCATCGTTGGCAATTTCGCGGCTGGTGGCTTGCTTGAGTATATCCAGGTGGCTCTGAGCCAGTTTGAAGTCGCCAGCGTAGTAGCTGAGGCGGGCGTTGCGGAGCTTGGCCTCGTAGCCAATGGGCGAGTCCTTATGGTCTTTCTCTACCTGTGAGTAAAGCAGGGTAGCCTCCCAGGGCTCGCCGCGCAGCAGGTAAATATCGGCTAGGTTGATTTTGGCATCGGCCACCGTGGTAGGGTTAGCACGGGGCATAGCAATTACCTCCTGCAACAACTGAATGGCCCGCGGTTTGTCGTCGAGCTGAAAGGCATACAGCTCGGCCATATTGGTCAGGATAGACGCCGTTTCGGGTGTGCGCCCCAGCTCTTGCAATACCTGCTCGTACTCGGTTATCAGTCCTTGGATTTTGGCCGGCTCTACGGGGTACGTCGTGCGCACCTGCTCCTCGCGGGCTTCTACCAGCCGCTGCCGCGAAATGGCGTAGAGCGGTCCGCCTTTGTACTCGCGCAACACGTATTGATAGCCCGCAATGGCGCTTTCGTAATCGTGGTTGTGCTGGGCAATGGCGGCCACCTCCAGCACGCGGCTGCCATTGGTTCGTTCGCGGCGGTCGAGGGCCTTGGCTTGCACTAGCGCGCCTACAAAGTCGTGACGCTGCACCTGTAGCCATAGCAGCAGCTCGCTATACACAGGCTGCTCCGGGTATTTCTGCACATTACTAAGCAGTTGCTTTTCGAGCGCCTCAAAGTCTTTTTCTTCCCGTAGCGAGTTTTGTAGCATGTTGCGCACAAAGGGAAGCTGCCGCTCGTCTTGCTGCACCAGGCGCAACGTTTCGGCCATTAGTTGCTCTGTTTGTCCACCTTGGGTATAGAGCTGAATAAGTTGAGGGGCAAATTCCGCGTCATTTTTTGTCAGCTCCCTACCTCGCAAGTAGGTTTTCTCGGCCCATTCTGGCTGCTGGCGACGCATAAATTCTGTGGCAACGGGTATGATTTGCTCGCTGGTCAGGCGTGCCAAGGCTTGATCGTATTGCTTTATAGCAGCGGCTTGGTTGCCGGCGGCAGTGTATACTTCCCCTAATAGCACGGTATATACTGGCTCGGCAGCATGCTGCTTAGCCGCCTTACGAGCCACTTTCTCCGCTTCCTTGTAGTTGTGCAGGGCCTGCAAGGCATTCAGGTAGTCGGGCAATACATCAGGGCGCTGCTGCTCGGCGGTAGGTAGGCGACTGAACAGGAAAGTAGCCTTTTCATTCTCGCCTTTGCGGGCGTACTCCTTGGCCAGCGCTACATCGCCTCCCAGCATAGATTGGGCTGCCAACGGGGCCGCTGGCAACATTAGCATCAGAACAGGCAGTAAACGACGGGAAAAGCGCATACTAAGGATAGTTACGAATTACAAGCTGTAGGTTGCCAGGTGCCGGTGTCTTATTCCAACCTCCTACCCTTGCTCAACTTTCTGAACGACTCACCATTCAGAATCATTTCAAGATAGCCACAAAAACCTGTTGGCCATTGCGAGTACACCAAAGGAAAAGGCCACTCTTGCGGAGTGGCCTTTTGGTAAGGGGATGCTACAGGGTAACAGAACCTACAGGTTCGGGAATTTTACCCGTTCGTCTTTTACGTTGGCGTTGGCTTTCACAGCTTCGTAGAGCAAGCCGTCGGCGCGGGCGGTGCGCTGTTCGGTAAGTTGCTTGCGGGTAGCGGCTACGTCGCCGGCCTCCGTGGGCGTATTAATGGCCGTGGGCTCTACAATCAGTACACCTTGCTCACCCTGAACAGGCGCCGACTTCTGCCCGACTTTCAGGCCGAAGATTTTGCCAACTGCCACTGGCTCGGCCCCCAGACCGGGCAGCACACCCGACCCGAGCACCACGTTATCGGCGGTTTTCACCTGCGCCGACGGACCGTAGGCAGCAGCCAGTTGCTCCAGTGTGCCGGTCTTACCTTTTAGCTTGTTCATGATCTGCTCTGCCTTCATGTCGTTGCGCACCTGGGCAGTCAGTTCGGGGCGGATGCTGGCAATATCGGCCGTTCCTTTGTCGCGGGTACCAGTGAGCACGGCTACCACGTACTGGTCGCCAACTTCCAGCACATCCGACACGTCGCCTACCTTCGTGGCTTTGCCATTGTTGCTGTAGTACGCCCAGCGTACCAAGTCGCGGGCATTTTGCAGGTTGTTTACGTTGCGGTCGGCCGAGCCAATGCCCTGCGCTTCTTGCTTCTGCAACGACTTATCGGCGGCTATGGCTTT from Hymenobacter aerilatus harbors:
- the recJ gene encoding single-stranded-DNA-specific exonuclease RecJ, giving the protein MEKRWIRKSSPDPANVRQLADALRVNEAIISLLCQRGVCTFEEAKAYFRPSLADLPNPLLMRDMDRAVQRLTHALHAGEKVLVFGDYDVDGTTSVAVVYSYLRQFFGPERIDYYIPDRYKEGYGVSDAGIDYAAEHGYALIIALDCGVKAVEKVGDATAKGVDFIICDHHLPGESLPQAVAVLDPKRADCPYPFKELSGCGVGFKLMQAFTQAQGLSEAPLYELLDLVAVSIAADIVPIYGENRILAYHGLRLLNDPERPQRPGLDALRELAGLRFGLNISSLVFGFAPRINAAGRMGDAKRSVAMLLAETKEDAIARAGVVDKTNQERRGFDTSITKEALEMIENDSRLLNARSTVLYKEDWHKGVVGIVASRCLDKYYRPTIILTQSNGKATGSARSVAGFDVHQAIEECADLLEQFGGHMYAAGLTLAVENVPAFQKKFEQIVASRILPEQLIPPVEIDSELQLTDITNGFYRLLSQMEPFGPGNPNPVFESRGVYAAPDSARIVGNSHLKVALTQDGYHVVDAIGFGLGEYYDRMQQGEPFSVCYNVEMNEYRGVRTLQLRLKDIRWE
- a CDS encoding glycosyltransferase family 4 protein, with the protein product MKVSYFYRKPIPHFHFSIERIFDAVSSYLQKEVEVERKEMPFFCDRLEYKYKNVLWSRKNNGSINHITGDIHYVALGLASASTVLTIHDVNFMKRRNYLKLVEPYIFSLLIPIAKAKIVTVVSEQTKREVLEYVPFFKNKIRVVPNFYDPAYEIFEKPFNKEKPVLLQIGTSANKNLERLIEAVEDINCTLVIVGRYNKNIEELLLSKQISYEWKQNLTDIEVREQYQQCDIMCFVSTAEGFGMPILEAQAVGRAVITSNTSSMPEVAGNAALLVDPYSVADIRDGILKLIDDDGLRDELIKKGFDNIKRYDIARIGEMYYNLYAEIAAEAK
- a CDS encoding tetratricopeptide repeat protein, coding for MRFSRRLLPVLMLMLPAAPLAAQSMLGGDVALAKEYARKGENEKATFLFSRLPTAEQQRPDVLPDYLNALQALHNYKEAEKVARKAAKQHAAEPVYTVLLGEVYTAAGNQAAAIKQYDQALARLTSEQIIPVATEFMRRQQPEWAEKTYLRGRELTKNDAEFAPQLIQLYTQGGQTEQLMAETLRLVQQDERQLPFVRNMLQNSLREEKDFEALEKQLLSNVQKYPEQPVYSELLLWLQVQRHDFVGALVQAKALDRRERTNGSRVLEVAAIAQHNHDYESAIAGYQYVLREYKGGPLYAISRQRLVEAREEQVRTTYPVEPAKIQGLITEYEQVLQELGRTPETASILTNMAELYAFQLDDKPRAIQLLQEVIAMPRANPTTVADAKINLADIYLLRGEPWEATLLYSQVEKDHKDSPIGYEAKLRNARLSYYAGDFKLAQSHLDILKQATSREIANDAMQLSLLISDNTAMDTAGVALRDYAAIELLVFQNKLAEASRSLTTLVTKYPGHALTDEVWYLQGQLQRRMGDYPAAVATLAKITANPKYDVLSDDALFLMASIYEENLKEQDKAKELYNQLLVKYPGSIYVAEARKRFRSLRGDGV